The sequence TTGTAATGAAGAACATACACCATGGACAAGTATAACTGCTGCAAAAAACGCCAAAACACGAGGAGATAATTTGATAATGATAATCAATATTGATAGTATTGGTGGTAAATCAAAAGAAGAGGCTGAAACAGGGGCAAAAACAAATGTAACTCTTTACACAACTGATGAAGGAGAAAAAATTGCTGACCTTATGATAGAATTAAATAAAATATATAATATTGGACTAATTCAAAGAAAATATAAAAGAACGTCTCCTGGGGATGATGATGGTTCATTTATCAAAGAAGGATATAAGGTAGCAGTAGCAAATATTGGCTCTTATCCTTATGCGGACCCAAATTATCATGATGAAAAAGATATTCCTGAATTTGTGGATATACAAAATGTAAAAATGTCAACTCAAGCAATATTATCTTCAATTTTAACAATTGACAAGGAGGGAATAAAATGAAAATAGTTGTTGCATATTCTGGTGGACTTGATACATCTATAATAATAAAATATCTGATAGAAAAATATAATGCAGAAGTTATTGCTTTTACTGCAAACATAGGACAAAAAATAAAAGAAAAAGAACTTGAAAAAAAAGCACTAAAAACAGGAGCAAAAAAATTTTATTTTAAGGATTTAAGGGAAAAATTTGTTAAAAATTACATCATCCCATCTCTAAAAGGTTCTGCTCTTTACCAGGACAAATATCCAATGGCAACTTCATTATCAAGACCTTTGATTGCAGAAGAAATGGTAGAAATAGCAAAAAAAGAAAAAGTTGATGCAGTTGCACATGGTTGCACAGGGAAAGGAAATGACCAGGTAAGATTTGAACTTACATTTAAATACTTATCTCCTGAACTTAAAATAATTGCTCCTTTAAGAGAATGGGATTTTAAATCCAGAGAAGAAGAAATTGAATATGCAAAAAAGAATAAAATCCCAATTCCTGTCTCAAAAGAAAAACCATATAGTATTGATGAGAATTTATGGGGTATATCAATAGAGTGTGGAAAATTAGAAGACCCATGGGAACAACCACCAGATGATGCATATCAAATTACCATATCTCCTGAAAAAGCACCTGATAAACCAACATATATTGAAATTGAATTTGAAAAAGGAGTTCCTGTTGGTCTCAATGGGAAAAAGATGGATATTTTGAAAATCATAGAATTTCTTAATAAAGTTGGTGGTGAAAATGGAGTTGGTAGAATTGATATGGTTGAAGATAGAGTTGTTGGTATCAAATCAAGAGAGATATATGAAGCACCAGCAGCAGTTATTTTACATACATCACATAGTGAACTGGAAAAACTTATTTTCACAAAAGAATTATGGGAATTTAAAAAACTTGTTTCAATTAAATTTTCACAACTTATTTATTACGGAAATTGGTTTTCTGATTTTAGAGAATGTTTAACCGCATTTGTTGAAGAGACACAAAAATATGTAACAGGAAAAGTAAAAGTAAAGTTATACAAAGGGAATTGTGAGGTTGTTGGTAGAAAGTCCCCTTACTCACTTTATATTGAAGAACTTGCAACTTATACTGAAAAAGATATTTTTGACCATAAAGCATCAAACGGTTTTATTGAAATTTTTGGACTTTCTGCTTTACTTGAAGGAAGGAGAAAATTAAAAACTAAAAAAGAGAAATAAAATGCTGATTTTTAAAAGATTTGTGCCTCTGTTCTGGTTAAGATAGAAGAACATGGTTCTCTAGGAGAACCATGTTCTTGAAAAGAGTATTTTGTTTCTGCCTATCTTTTCAGGACATGGGCTTAAAATCGTTATGCCGTCAAGACCATATCCTAATTGCAGGAATTTTAAAGGTTTTTCTTTCTACAAAGAAAATGCGATTGAGGGCTGCGACTTTTAGCCAGAGATGAAAATCGCATCAATATATTTTTGTTTGGTAAAAATATATTGATATAATAATAGCAAAAGATATTTCCCCTCACTCCGCCCTCTCCCCTCCACCACAAAGATTGGCGGACAGAATTAGGGGAGAGGCTCGCCCGTAGGGTTCCTCGCTTTTGGCTACGGATTATGAACTACGCCCGAGGGATTAAAGTGAGGGGAGAATTAAAGTAAGACAATAAATTTGCTGTCAAATTTGTATAAGGTGGTGGTAAGACAATATAGAGAAACACAGTAGTTCATATGAACAACCGAGGCTATGGGAGATTTAAAGAAGCCCCGACCTTTGGTCGGCGTTCTTCACTTTCCCTTTATGACGAGGTGTTCCTATTCTACAAGGTGATACTAAAAAACCATAGTGCTCGGCAAATTCTAAATAAGACCTTTGTAATACCGTATCATACACAGCTGCTTTTACAACCGCCGCCTTTAAGTTGTCTAATACTACTTTCTTTACCACTCCCTCAAAATATTCAAACCCATCCTGCTGTAACCTTAACCATGTACTTATCTTCTGGTCAAAAACAAACTTAACAAATATATGTCTACTATAACTTAATACCATCCCAAAACACCACGCCTTCCGCAACCTTTTCTCCACAAAATCATACATCAATCCACTATATCCAAAATCTACCTGTGCCTCTTCTCCCGGTGCTGTCTCTATACGAAAGTATTTATCAGACTCTTTTTCCCTTATATTCTTTATATATCGCCTCACAGAATCATAACTCCCTTTAAATCCATAGTTGTCTCTTAATCGTTCGTATATCACCTGTATACTACAATTTTTACTTATTAATTCTTCTACCCTGTCGTGATATGGAACTACTTTGGAACCTTTTCTTTCTCCTATCCCAATCATACCTGATTCTTCTAAAAATTTCTCTATTATCTCCAAAGAAGGTAGTTCACCTTCCAATAAATTATGCCAGTTAGCCCATTGTCTGTATTTTGATACCGTCCTCCTGTTAATTCCCAACATCTTTGCTATCCGACGATTACTCTCTTTCATCCTTAAACATCTTAACATCTCTCTTATATCTATCACTTTTATTCTCCTTCCTGCCATAATATACCTCCTTTCAGGTCTTTAGGATGTTTCCTAAAAGGTTACATATTTAGACACTTTTTACAATCTTTTTCTCCCTATTCGACCTGGCGCACTATGAGTGCCGATAG is a genomic window of bacterium containing:
- a CDS encoding argininosuccinate synthase, translated to MKIVVAYSGGLDTSIIIKYLIEKYNAEVIAFTANIGQKIKEKELEKKALKTGAKKFYFKDLREKFVKNYIIPSLKGSALYQDKYPMATSLSRPLIAEEMVEIAKKEKVDAVAHGCTGKGNDQVRFELTFKYLSPELKIIAPLREWDFKSREEEIEYAKKNKIPIPVSKEKPYSIDENLWGISIECGKLEDPWEQPPDDAYQITISPEKAPDKPTYIEIEFEKGVPVGLNGKKMDILKIIEFLNKVGGENGVGRIDMVEDRVVGIKSREIYEAPAAVILHTSHSELEKLIFTKELWEFKKLVSIKFSQLIYYGNWFSDFRECLTAFVEETQKYVTGKVKVKLYKGNCEVVGRKSPYSLYIEELATYTEKDIFDHKASNGFIEIFGLSALLEGRRKLKTKKEK
- the istA gene encoding IS21 family transposase, with the translated sequence MAGRRIKVIDIREMLRCLRMKESNRRIAKMLGINRRTVSKYRQWANWHNLLEGELPSLEIIEKFLEESGMIGIGERKGSKVVPYHDRVEELISKNCSIQVIYERLRDNYGFKGSYDSVRRYIKNIREKESDKYFRIETAPGEEAQVDFGYSGLMYDFVEKRLRKAWCFGMVLSYSRHIFVKFVFDQKISTWLRLQQDGFEYFEGVVKKVVLDNLKAAVVKAAVYDTVLQRSYLEFAEHYGFLVSPCRIGTPRHKGKVKNADQRSGLL